In Curtobacterium sp. TC1, the following proteins share a genomic window:
- a CDS encoding signal peptidase I: MRPSVWGRFAVVLGARGVLAAVLGLVFWAVAPMVLGWHTTTVMTGSMEPSLHPGDVVVSKTVAAGELRKGQVLLFADPDHVGTLRLHRFDSLNSDGTLTTKGDANPSADSTHISRSAVTGVGYLRVPLIGTPVLWAADHRTGPLVALGSALVLVAGLAVLPAVADPSRTTGASRRGPRHRQQDHRPWAVGALLVTSVCTVAALAVPAPAAAAAFAATATAPSTMATVAATPATALTCTSNTNGSVTIGWSYDGVAPERFTTVIDGVASSDTSAGTARSTTISSWDLFSFRTSSVTVRADVTSTWTTTSASSVRISTVRFLGLGRTSCA, encoded by the coding sequence GTGCGTCCGTCCGTGTGGGGTCGGTTCGCCGTGGTGCTCGGCGCCCGGGGGGTCCTGGCTGCCGTCCTCGGTCTCGTGTTCTGGGCTGTCGCTCCGATGGTCCTCGGCTGGCACACCACCACGGTGATGACCGGCTCCATGGAGCCGTCCCTGCACCCGGGTGACGTCGTGGTGAGCAAGACGGTCGCCGCGGGAGAGCTCCGGAAGGGACAGGTGTTGCTCTTCGCCGACCCCGACCACGTCGGCACCCTCCGGCTGCACCGGTTCGACTCCCTCAACAGCGACGGAACCCTCACCACGAAGGGCGACGCGAACCCCTCCGCCGACTCCACGCACATCTCCCGGTCCGCGGTCACGGGAGTCGGGTACCTCCGTGTCCCGCTCATCGGCACACCCGTCCTCTGGGCTGCGGACCATCGAACGGGCCCGCTCGTCGCCCTCGGTTCGGCCCTCGTCCTCGTCGCTGGACTCGCCGTCCTGCCCGCCGTCGCAGATCCGAGCAGGACGACGGGGGCGTCCCGACGTGGGCCCCGGCATCGTCAGCAGGACCACCGGCCGTGGGCGGTGGGGGCACTCCTCGTCACTTCTGTCTGCACCGTCGCGGCGCTGGCGGTACCTGCTCCGGCGGCCGCCGCGGCCTTCGCCGCCACCGCCACCGCACCCAGCACGATGGCGACCGTGGCCGCGACCCCGGCCACTGCGCTGACGTGCACGTCGAACACGAACGGGTCGGTCACCATCGGGTGGAGCTACGACGGGGTGGCACCCGAGCGGTTCACCACGGTGATCGACGGCGTCGCGAGCAGCGACACCAGCGCCGGCACCGCCCGATCCACCACGATCAGCTCCTGGGACCTCTTCTCGTTCCGCACCTCCAGTGTCACCGTCCGCGCCGACGTCACCTCGACGTGGACGACGACCTCCGCCAGCAGCGTCCGCATCAGCACCGTCCGCTTCCTCGGACTCGGCCGCACCAGTTGCGCCTGA
- a CDS encoding BLUF domain-containing protein — protein MRSLVYTSTQTRLITDSELAQILAVGREKNTRLGVTGMLAHRDDNCIGIIEGDDDVVAERFDQVRADPRHTNVRVLLNEPIRHRSFPDWSMAFQPLDPLLHDVPGFSGLFTANRPNDSTFGASRARALLDWFRKHPLAPLTNQDAADEEIPRTRILNAAITAVHAGGASRFTLEDVAERAGMTVPEVLGLFPSQHAVLAATVMRWTRAVSAPLLPLAAEKGTIAFLHALLAAHAEEPALMRLIASTLATSTDPSTDGADYYRSAYLQFRETVRTALAEDVRAGREPATMDPIRGAQQLLALYDGIRLQALLTPDTDVVDAFDRAASRMRRGWTEHYERPAYWDLPTIPSA, from the coding sequence ATGCGATCGCTCGTCTACACCAGCACGCAGACCCGACTGATCACGGACTCGGAACTCGCGCAGATCCTCGCCGTCGGCCGGGAGAAGAACACACGCCTCGGTGTCACCGGGATGCTCGCACACCGCGACGACAACTGCATCGGCATCATCGAGGGCGACGACGACGTCGTTGCTGAACGCTTCGATCAGGTCCGAGCCGATCCCCGCCACACCAACGTCCGAGTGCTCCTCAACGAGCCGATCCGACACCGGTCCTTCCCGGACTGGTCGATGGCGTTCCAGCCGCTCGACCCGTTGCTGCACGACGTGCCGGGGTTCAGCGGCCTCTTCACCGCCAACCGCCCCAATGACTCCACCTTCGGTGCGTCCCGCGCGCGTGCCCTGCTCGACTGGTTCCGGAAGCACCCGCTCGCTCCCTTGACGAACCAGGACGCGGCCGACGAGGAGATCCCCCGAACCCGGATCCTGAACGCCGCGATCACCGCTGTCCACGCCGGCGGCGCGTCCCGGTTCACCCTCGAGGACGTCGCAGAACGCGCGGGGATGACGGTCCCCGAGGTCCTGGGGCTCTTCCCGTCGCAGCACGCCGTGCTCGCCGCGACCGTGATGCGGTGGACCCGAGCAGTCTCTGCTCCCCTGCTCCCCCTCGCCGCCGAGAAGGGCACGATCGCGTTCCTGCACGCGCTCCTCGCCGCCCACGCCGAGGAACCAGCCCTGATGCGCCTGATCGCGTCCACACTCGCCACGTCGACCGATCCGTCGACCGACGGAGCGGACTACTACCGGTCCGCCTACCTCCAGTTCCGTGAGACCGTGCGCACCGCCCTCGCCGAAGACGTCCGTGCCGGGCGGGAACCCGCCACGATGGATCCGATCCGCGGTGCACAGCAGCTCCTCGCCCTCTACGACGGCATCCGCCTGCAGGCGCTCCTCACACCGGACACCGACGTCGTCGACGCCTTCGACCGCGCCGCGTCGCGCATGCGACGGGGCTGGACCGAACACTACGAACGACCCGCCTACTGGGACCTGCCCACGATCCCCAGCGCCTGA
- the glgX gene encoding glycogen debranching protein GlgX: MTTSARTPLGVTLVDGGANVALFSSTAERVEFCTFDDDGTEHRTELQHRTGYTFHDIVPGVAVGTRYGFRVHGAWDPAKGLRHNGAKLLLDPYATAVDGSYEWGQALFGHDMNDPETRDDTDSAAAMPKSVVADRSFDWGDDVRPSTSLADTVFYEVHVKGFTKQHPDVPEAIRGTYAGMAHPAAIQHLVDLGVTAVELLPTHQFVQDSTLADKGLRNYWGYNSIGFFAPHDEYSSSGTAGEQVAEFKEMVKALHAAGLEVIMDVVYNHTAEGNHMGPTLSFKGIDNESYYRLVEGDEANYFDTTGTGNSLNVGHPAALGLIMDSLRYWVEEMHVDGFRFDLATTLTRQDGEAEKHSAFLDIVHQDPVLRRVKMIAEPWDTAGYQVGGFPADWSEWNGKYRDDLRAFWRGDEGALGDAVQRVLGSPDVYEGSRRSPLCSVDFVTAHDGFTLADLTSYAEKHNEANGEDNNDGESDNASFNGGVEGPTDDGGVNAYRDRQRRNFLGTLLLSAGVPMILGGDEIARSQGGNNNAYCQDDEISWFDWEAADQDLLAFTTAAIAFRAQHRSLRPEWYRTAPGDSDSTVSVLRADNAGFEDGDWADGGNRAVMLVLEQGDDTVAVLLNASDTTVEFTLPEKPGGGTWQLGLSSDPEQQVAGDAATVLVRDASFSALY; the protein is encoded by the coding sequence ATGACCACTTCTGCCCGCACCCCGCTCGGCGTCACGCTCGTCGACGGCGGCGCCAACGTCGCTCTCTTCTCCAGCACCGCGGAGCGCGTCGAGTTCTGCACGTTCGACGACGACGGCACGGAACACCGCACCGAGCTGCAGCACCGCACCGGCTACACCTTCCACGACATCGTCCCCGGCGTCGCCGTCGGCACCCGCTACGGCTTCCGCGTGCACGGCGCGTGGGACCCGGCGAAGGGCCTGCGCCACAACGGCGCCAAGCTCCTGCTCGACCCGTACGCCACGGCGGTCGACGGCTCGTACGAGTGGGGCCAGGCCCTGTTCGGCCACGACATGAACGATCCCGAGACCCGCGACGACACCGACTCCGCCGCCGCGATGCCGAAGTCGGTCGTCGCCGACCGCTCGTTCGACTGGGGCGACGACGTCCGTCCCTCGACCAGCCTGGCCGACACCGTCTTCTACGAGGTCCACGTCAAGGGCTTCACGAAGCAGCACCCGGACGTCCCCGAGGCGATCCGCGGCACCTACGCCGGCATGGCGCACCCGGCGGCGATCCAGCACCTGGTCGATCTCGGCGTCACGGCCGTCGAGCTGCTCCCCACGCACCAGTTCGTCCAGGACTCGACCCTTGCCGACAAGGGGCTCCGCAACTACTGGGGTTACAACTCCATCGGGTTCTTCGCACCGCACGACGAGTACTCGTCCAGCGGCACCGCCGGTGAGCAGGTCGCCGAGTTCAAGGAGATGGTCAAGGCCCTGCACGCCGCGGGGCTCGAGGTCATCATGGACGTCGTCTACAACCACACCGCCGAGGGCAACCACATGGGTCCGACGTTGTCGTTCAAGGGCATCGACAACGAGTCGTACTACCGCCTCGTCGAGGGGGACGAGGCCAACTACTTCGACACCACCGGCACCGGCAACTCGCTCAACGTCGGCCATCCGGCGGCGCTCGGGCTCATCATGGACTCGCTGCGCTACTGGGTCGAGGAGATGCACGTCGACGGCTTCCGCTTCGACCTGGCGACGACGCTGACGCGGCAGGACGGTGAGGCCGAGAAGCACTCGGCGTTCCTCGACATCGTCCACCAGGACCCGGTGCTCCGTCGGGTCAAGATGATCGCCGAGCCGTGGGACACCGCGGGGTACCAGGTCGGAGGGTTCCCGGCCGACTGGTCCGAGTGGAACGGCAAGTACCGCGACGACCTCCGGGCCTTCTGGCGCGGCGACGAGGGGGCGCTCGGCGACGCCGTCCAGCGTGTCCTCGGCAGCCCCGACGTCTACGAGGGGTCCCGCCGCTCGCCGCTGTGCTCGGTCGACTTCGTCACGGCCCACGACGGCTTCACCCTGGCGGACCTGACCTCGTACGCCGAGAAGCACAACGAGGCGAACGGGGAGGACAACAACGACGGCGAGAGCGACAACGCCTCGTTCAACGGCGGGGTGGAGGGCCCGACGGACGACGGCGGGGTCAACGCGTACCGCGACCGCCAGCGCCGGAACTTCCTCGGCACCCTGCTGCTGTCGGCCGGCGTACCGATGATCCTCGGCGGCGACGAGATCGCTCGGTCCCAGGGCGGCAACAACAACGCCTACTGCCAGGACGACGAGATCTCGTGGTTCGACTGGGAGGCGGCCGACCAGGACCTGCTCGCCTTCACGACCGCGGCGATCGCGTTCCGGGCGCAGCACCGGTCCCTGCGTCCGGAGTGGTACCGCACGGCACCCGGCGACTCCGACTCGACCGTCTCGGTGCTCCGCGCCGACAACGCCGGCTTCGAGGACGGGGACTGGGCCGACGGCGGCAACCGGGCGGTGATGCTCGTCCTCGAACAGGGCGACGACACCGTCGCCGTCCTGCTCAACGCCTCGGACACGACCGTCGAGTTCACGTTGCCCGAGAAGCCGGGTGGCGGCACGTGGCAGCTCGGGCTCTCCAGCGACCCGGAGCAGCAGGTCGCGGGTGACGCGGCGACCGTGCTCGTACGCGACGCGTCCTTCTCCGCGCTGTACTGA
- a CDS encoding TetR/AcrR family transcriptional regulator C-terminal domain-containing protein encodes MRSLAQELSVEAMSLYRYVHGKEDLLEGVVASLMRDLTSQLTEAEEEHWQGFLQTVAHAVRQIATDHPKAFPLVATRHPAAPWLRPPLRSVEVVNTFLTALTGNGFTDAQAVNAYRAFSSFLLGQLLLQSVVSGAEAGPAEEPLDEGGAAIPEGDGNTSLDVAPEVRRLRTLLSEDRSDEEFEVSLEALLDRLDRELSQ; translated from the coding sequence ATGCGGTCACTCGCGCAGGAGCTCAGCGTGGAGGCGATGTCCCTGTACCGCTACGTGCACGGCAAGGAAGACCTGCTCGAAGGCGTCGTCGCCTCACTGATGCGGGATCTCACCTCGCAGCTCACCGAGGCCGAGGAAGAACACTGGCAAGGGTTCCTGCAAACGGTCGCCCATGCCGTCCGGCAGATCGCCACGGACCACCCGAAGGCGTTCCCGCTGGTGGCGACCCGCCACCCAGCAGCCCCTTGGCTCCGCCCGCCGCTGCGGAGCGTCGAGGTCGTCAACACGTTCCTGACCGCGCTGACGGGGAACGGCTTCACGGACGCCCAGGCGGTCAACGCGTACCGAGCGTTCAGCAGCTTCCTGCTCGGCCAGCTCCTCCTGCAGTCAGTGGTCAGCGGCGCCGAAGCAGGCCCAGCCGAGGAACCGCTCGACGAAGGAGGCGCCGCCATCCCCGAGGGCGACGGCAACACGTCCCTCGACGTCGCACCGGAGGTCCGCCGACTCCGCACGTTGTTGAGCGAGGACCGCAGCGACGAGGAGTTCGAGGTCTCCCTCGAGGCACTCCTCGACCGACTGGACCGCGAACTGTCGCAGTGA
- a CDS encoding YsnF/AvaK domain-containing protein, producing MTSRHAPRDAPGGDDRTDQFDVVRREERLVIGTERHAIERVRLERVIVTEQRTITVDVSHEEIRLVREPIGGAVPVSAGTTDTVHEPIVVVLREEQITVSTAVVPVERVTLTTHTVTEEHRVEAGLRREELDVITSRRRAGGAPLP from the coding sequence ATGACCTCCCGCCACGCACCGCGCGACGCTCCGGGTGGTGACGACCGGACGGACCAGTTCGACGTGGTCCGACGCGAAGAGCGACTCGTCATCGGCACCGAACGCCACGCCATCGAACGGGTCCGGCTCGAGCGGGTCATCGTCACCGAGCAGCGGACCATCACGGTGGACGTCAGTCACGAGGAGATCCGACTCGTCCGTGAGCCGATCGGCGGCGCGGTACCGGTGTCGGCCGGCACCACGGACACCGTCCACGAACCGATCGTCGTGGTCCTCCGCGAGGAACAGATCACGGTCTCGACAGCGGTCGTCCCGGTCGAACGCGTCACCCTGACGACCCACACCGTCACGGAGGAGCACCGCGTCGAGGCGGGGCTGCGGAGGGAGGAGCTCGACGTCATCACGTCGCGCCGCCGGGCCGGTGGGGCGCCACTTCCGTGA
- a CDS encoding glycosyltransferase, translating to MTAVVPGASAVTSATDTPSIDETTARHRGGESDWRPPHRCSVRRHVDEGWVASARIREGVLVLTSGRSDPDVLRAALTEEFGEPVVLRAVDEAEVRQRIMWELDDEVADLAAHDLARTIPAMSARTVLSRGQQVGGGIALLAFAGCLVIAPGTTAAIVTAVLSLGFLAGIVFKFWVSMVGARFDLVEQVSAADVAALDDTTLPTYTVLVPVFREANIVGDLVRNLEVLDWPKDRLEVLVLVEAEDHETRQAVLDAEPPAWMRIVIVPPGAPQTKPRACNVGLAIARGEYVVIYDAEDRPDPDQLKKVFTTFERAGTDTVCVQAALSYFNADENALTRMFTLEYSYWFDYMLAGLDARNLPIPLGGTSNHFRTELLRELGGWDPYNVTEDADLGIRASAVGYRVSVVNSTTMEEANTSIPNFVRQRSRWIKGYMQTALVHARRPRALVREIGVRRAAAFALLIAGTPLTFLGMLPGIAVTIATLVLPTAWTAPVFPAPVLWLCVLDFLLGNATMIYLTMMGPYKRARFDLMLWALLNPVYWVLHSVAAYKGLWQLITRPHYWEKTEHGLTKTSSG from the coding sequence ATGACCGCCGTCGTGCCCGGTGCGTCCGCCGTCACCAGCGCGACCGACACCCCGTCGATCGACGAGACGACCGCCCGGCACCGCGGCGGCGAGTCCGACTGGCGCCCGCCGCACCGGTGCTCGGTCCGCCGGCACGTCGACGAGGGCTGGGTCGCCTCCGCACGGATCCGCGAGGGGGTCCTCGTCCTGACCAGCGGCCGGTCGGACCCGGATGTGCTCCGGGCCGCCTTGACCGAGGAGTTCGGCGAGCCGGTCGTGCTCCGGGCGGTCGACGAGGCAGAGGTCCGCCAGCGCATCATGTGGGAGCTGGACGACGAGGTCGCCGACCTCGCGGCACACGACCTCGCCCGGACGATCCCGGCCATGTCCGCCCGCACGGTGCTGTCCCGCGGTCAACAGGTCGGCGGCGGCATCGCCCTGCTCGCGTTCGCCGGCTGCCTGGTGATCGCTCCCGGCACGACGGCTGCCATCGTCACCGCGGTGCTCTCGCTCGGGTTCCTGGCCGGCATCGTCTTCAAGTTCTGGGTCTCCATGGTCGGCGCCCGCTTCGACCTCGTCGAGCAGGTCTCAGCGGCCGACGTCGCCGCGCTCGACGACACCACGCTGCCGACGTACACCGTCCTGGTCCCGGTGTTCCGCGAGGCGAACATCGTCGGCGACCTCGTCCGCAACCTCGAGGTCCTCGACTGGCCGAAGGACCGCCTCGAGGTCCTGGTCCTCGTCGAGGCCGAGGACCACGAGACACGCCAGGCCGTCCTCGACGCTGAACCACCGGCCTGGATGCGGATCGTCATCGTCCCTCCCGGTGCGCCGCAGACCAAGCCGCGCGCCTGCAACGTCGGCCTCGCGATCGCCCGCGGCGAGTACGTGGTCATCTACGACGCCGAGGACCGGCCCGACCCCGACCAGCTCAAGAAGGTGTTCACCACGTTCGAGCGGGCCGGCACCGACACGGTGTGCGTCCAGGCCGCCCTGAGCTACTTCAACGCCGATGAGAACGCCCTGACGCGCATGTTCACGCTGGAGTACTCGTACTGGTTCGACTACATGCTCGCCGGCCTCGACGCCCGGAACCTGCCGATCCCGCTGGGCGGGACCTCGAACCACTTCCGCACCGAGCTCCTGCGTGAGCTCGGTGGTTGGGACCCCTACAACGTCACCGAGGACGCCGACCTGGGGATCCGTGCGTCCGCGGTCGGGTACCGCGTCTCCGTCGTCAACTCGACCACGATGGAGGAGGCGAACACCTCGATCCCGAACTTCGTCCGGCAGCGGTCGCGGTGGATCAAGGGGTACATGCAGACCGCCCTCGTCCACGCCCGGCGCCCCCGTGCGCTCGTGCGGGAGATCGGGGTGCGCCGGGCTGCCGCGTTCGCGCTGCTCATCGCCGGGACGCCGTTGACGTTCCTCGGCATGCTGCCCGGCATCGCGGTGACGATCGCCACGCTCGTGCTGCCAACGGCGTGGACGGCCCCGGTGTTCCCCGCCCCGGTGCTCTGGCTGTGCGTGCTCGACTTCCTGCTCGGCAACGCCACGATGATCTACTTGACCATGATGGGACCGTACAAACGCGCGCGGTTCGACCTGATGCTCTGGGCGTTGCTGAACCCCGTGTACTGGGTGCTGCACTCGGTCGCCGCCTACAAGGGCCTGTGGCAGCTCATCACCCGCCCCCACTACTGGGAGAAGACGGAGCACGGTCTCACCAAGACGTCATCCGGGTGA
- a CDS encoding BLUF domain-containing protein encodes MLSLVYVSTMSRPVTDEELAEILVVGREKNLQLGITGILAHQGSNCIGIIEGDDEVVRERFEGIRQDPRHTNVRQVAADTVATRSFPEWSMAFQPADPLIKEIPGFLDLFADGHAPDPAAGTSRATALLEWFRKHPLAPLTNQHGDDGIELRTRIVNATITALHETGVEQVDVDTVADRAEMTVDELRTHFPTRESLLTATVDRWSSSVSRPLRPIADTHGAVAYLHALVVAYSEEPALMRLLASTLASSTHPGHEGAEYYRTLYLRFRRTVREALERDIRVGREPATMDPARATEQLLALYDGLRIQSLLIEGFDIIASFDRAVSRLRRGWAEDYRHTDLFEIPVEGTGDHNAREKQTDSGSSR; translated from the coding sequence ATGCTGTCGTTGGTGTACGTGAGCACGATGAGCCGACCGGTCACGGACGAGGAACTCGCCGAGATCCTGGTGGTCGGTCGCGAGAAGAACCTGCAGCTGGGCATCACGGGGATCCTCGCCCACCAGGGGAGCAACTGCATCGGCATCATCGAGGGCGACGACGAGGTCGTGCGGGAACGGTTCGAGGGCATCCGCCAGGACCCCCGTCACACCAACGTGCGCCAGGTCGCTGCGGACACCGTCGCGACGCGGTCCTTCCCGGAGTGGTCGATGGCGTTCCAACCGGCGGACCCGTTGATCAAGGAGATCCCGGGGTTCCTCGACCTCTTCGCCGACGGGCACGCGCCCGACCCCGCCGCCGGGACGTCCCGCGCGACGGCCCTGCTGGAGTGGTTCCGGAAGCACCCCCTGGCGCCGCTGACGAACCAGCACGGCGACGACGGCATCGAGCTGCGCACCCGGATCGTCAACGCGACGATCACGGCGCTGCACGAGACCGGGGTCGAGCAGGTCGACGTCGACACCGTCGCCGACCGGGCCGAGATGACCGTCGACGAGCTGCGCACCCACTTCCCCACCCGCGAGAGCCTGCTGACCGCCACGGTCGACCGGTGGTCGAGCTCGGTGTCACGACCCCTGCGGCCGATCGCCGACACGCACGGCGCAGTCGCCTACCTGCACGCGCTGGTCGTGGCGTACTCGGAGGAACCAGCGCTGATGCGGCTGCTCGCCTCGACGCTCGCCTCGAGCACCCACCCCGGACACGAGGGCGCGGAGTACTACCGCACCCTGTACCTCCGGTTCCGTCGGACCGTCCGGGAAGCACTCGAGCGGGACATCCGGGTCGGTCGCGAACCGGCCACCATGGATCCCGCGCGTGCCACCGAGCAGCTCCTCGCGCTCTACGACGGTCTGCGGATCCAGTCGCTCCTCATCGAGGGGTTCGACATCATCGCGTCCTTCGACCGCGCCGTGTCACGGCTGCGGCGGGGGTGGGCCGAGGACTACCGGCACACGGACCTCTTCGAGATCCCGGTCGAGGGCACGGGCGATCACAACGCCCGCGAGAAGCAGACCGACTCGGGGTCGTCGCGGTAG
- a CDS encoding DUF2382 domain-containing protein, translating into MIDSSSINDLTGADVYGSDDAKIGTVGQVYVDNDTQAPTWVTVRTGLFGTSESFAPLNDATFEAGAVHVAYEKSFVKDAPRVDADGALSADEEQSLYSFYGNPSSASADAGLYDQDADRSTDSADVQGHDTSGPTTDDAMTRSEERLHVGTERIESGRARLRKHIVTERVTKTVPVSHEEVTLSREPITDATADDALSGPALSEEEHEVVLTEERVVTAKETVPVERVRLGTETIAGEQEVTEDVAHEEIVLDDTAATDETIADRDARS; encoded by the coding sequence ATGATCGACAGCAGCAGCATCAACGACCTCACGGGCGCCGACGTCTACGGGAGCGACGACGCCAAGATCGGCACGGTCGGCCAGGTCTACGTCGACAACGACACCCAGGCTCCGACCTGGGTGACGGTGCGGACCGGGCTCTTCGGCACCTCGGAGTCGTTCGCACCCCTGAACGACGCGACGTTCGAAGCCGGCGCCGTCCACGTCGCCTACGAGAAGTCCTTCGTGAAGGACGCCCCGCGGGTCGACGCCGACGGGGCGCTCAGCGCGGACGAGGAGCAGTCGCTCTACTCCTTCTACGGCAACCCGTCGAGCGCGTCGGCGGATGCGGGTCTGTACGACCAGGACGCCGACCGGAGCACGGACTCCGCCGACGTCCAGGGACACGACACGTCCGGTCCGACGACGGACGACGCCATGACCCGCTCCGAGGAGCGGCTGCACGTGGGTACCGAGCGGATCGAGTCCGGCCGTGCCCGTCTGCGCAAGCACATCGTCACCGAGCGGGTCACCAAGACCGTGCCCGTCAGCCACGAGGAGGTCACCCTCAGCCGTGAGCCGATCACCGACGCGACCGCCGACGATGCCTTGTCGGGGCCCGCACTGAGCGAAGAAGAACACGAGGTCGTGCTCACCGAGGAGCGCGTCGTCACCGCCAAGGAGACGGTCCCGGTCGAGCGCGTCCGGCTCGGCACCGAGACCATCGCCGGCGAGCAGGAGGTCACCGAGGACGTCGCGCACGAGGAGATCGTCCTCGACGACACCGCCGCGACCGACGAGACCATCGCGGACCGCGACGCCCGTTCCTGA
- a CDS encoding mechanosensitive ion channel family protein — MDFPAALQNGLAAVIAFVPLALLFLLILVVGLIVAKLIEKGLSRLLTKVGFDRAVERGGIKKALANSKLDASDIVSKIIYYTLVLFVLQFAFGVFGSNPVSDLLAGIIGFLPKIIVAIIIIVVAAAIAAGAKGLIQNTLGGLSYGKLLGNIVAVFIVFIGATAALNQIDVATSVTTPILIAVLAIIAGVVIVGAGGGLIKPMQHRWEAILEKAEAEAPKIQQHAQRAPSVVEQAEEAAGKAKRAASTTTSSHRSN; from the coding sequence ATGGACTTCCCCGCCGCTCTGCAGAACGGACTGGCCGCAGTCATCGCGTTCGTCCCGCTCGCGTTGCTCTTCCTGCTCATCCTCGTCGTCGGCCTGATCGTCGCGAAGCTCATCGAGAAGGGGCTCTCGCGTCTCCTCACCAAGGTCGGCTTCGACCGTGCCGTCGAACGCGGGGGCATCAAGAAGGCCCTCGCGAACTCGAAACTCGACGCCTCCGACATCGTGTCGAAGATCATCTACTACACGCTGGTGCTGTTCGTGCTCCAGTTCGCGTTCGGCGTCTTCGGGTCCAACCCGGTGAGTGATCTCCTCGCCGGCATCATCGGGTTCCTGCCGAAGATCATCGTCGCGATCATCATCATCGTGGTCGCCGCGGCGATCGCGGCCGGAGCGAAGGGCCTGATCCAGAACACGCTCGGTGGTCTCTCCTACGGCAAGCTGCTGGGCAACATCGTCGCGGTCTTCATCGTCTTCATCGGAGCGACCGCGGCGTTGAACCAGATCGACGTGGCCACCTCGGTCACCACCCCGATCCTGATCGCGGTCCTCGCGATCATCGCCGGCGTCGTCATCGTCGGAGCCGGCGGCGGACTCATCAAGCCGATGCAGCACCGCTGGGAGGCGATCCTCGAGAAGGCCGAGGCCGAAGCCCCGAAGATCCAGCAGCACGCCCAGCGTGCGCCGTCCGTCGTCGAGCAGGCAGAAGAGGCTGCCGGGAAGGCCAAGCGAGCTGCCTCGACGACGACCAGTTCCCATCGCTCGAACTGA
- a CDS encoding MarR family winged helix-turn-helix transcriptional regulator, with product MSASPPPMSDADQDRLLDEAVAAFYSAQVEHAHLMQHLAVTHDLNPVDLRALKFLGAVDDDRTPKELGGYLEMGTGAVTALLDRLTKRGLLDRVRNPDDRRSVRIELSADGFAVVGTLRAAYRRALRQSLPPESTEVFIHFTERVSHAFREASVD from the coding sequence ATGAGCGCGAGCCCTCCTCCGATGAGTGACGCCGACCAGGATCGTCTGCTGGACGAGGCGGTCGCCGCGTTCTACAGCGCTCAGGTCGAGCACGCGCACCTGATGCAGCACCTCGCTGTCACGCACGACCTGAACCCGGTCGACCTCCGCGCGCTGAAGTTCCTCGGCGCAGTCGACGACGACCGCACGCCGAAGGAACTCGGCGGGTACCTGGAGATGGGGACGGGAGCCGTCACCGCCCTGCTCGACCGCCTGACCAAGCGAGGCCTGCTCGATCGTGTCCGCAACCCGGACGACCGCCGGAGCGTGCGGATCGAGCTGAGCGCCGACGGGTTCGCGGTGGTCGGGACGCTCCGGGCCGCCTACCGCCGGGCACTCCGGCAGTCCTTGCCGCCGGAGAGCACGGAGGTGTTCATCCACTTCACCGAACGCGTGTCGCACGCCTTCCGCGAAGCCAGCGTCGACTGA